A genome region from Labilibaculum antarcticum includes the following:
- a CDS encoding ABC transporter permease, with translation MIQNFFKVAFRNMRKYKGYSFINIVGLAVGLACVFLIYLFVQDELSYDKFYPKSNDIYRVASKIKMGERKMDGNTICAPFSPNAVADFPEVRYAVRINFWNNVLFRFEDKQFVEDKFLRTDSTFFDVFSRPFVYGDSKTALKGKNNIVLTQSTSQKYFGDLNPVGKILTRDKDNLYTISGVVEDVPENSHFHYDLVGLLNLSAEEEDNWFSDYMQAYLLLQPGSNYQDLEAKFRNFLVGHMGPKLIEVLGIDINEWEKNGNEFKFYLEPLESIYLKTTTENQIEPVSDIKYIYIFSAIAFFILLLACVNFLNLTTARSYTRAREVGVRKVFGSSRSMLMIQFYAETLLMALLAAVISFFLVELMLPYFNEIAKKSLMSSLLWKGEYFLFMGGVIAFVVLFAGSYTAISLSGFRVLSVLKGEVQKGRLGKRIRAGLVIFQFTVAIGILISAFVIKEQVDFMQEKKLGFDKDRVLVVDRAYALENEQKISIKEKLKGYSGIEDVSFSGMVPGRGTNGWSMYKEGASNEDMINFRLMHVDENFIDLLGLNIIDGRKFDVDRLSDTSVFVANQAAIAALGYKDNPVGRNIYKPGFNQKGREALEIIGVVEDFHFESMRDKILPMLLVSNQNDFKRYMLVKLKPENVMDGVKVVKKYWTKMTTGQPFEYFFLDSDFNNLFKGEERVANILSSFTILAFFIALLGLLGLVSFEMQLRIKEIGIRKVLGSSEFSLMVLLSRKLCLNVIVANIVAWPLTYFIMQRWLSNFVYRIEFPWYYFIFALLMSIILAVVTVSGHSLKIARANPIESLKYE, from the coding sequence ATGATTCAGAATTTTTTTAAGGTCGCCTTTCGAAATATGAGAAAATACAAAGGCTATTCCTTTATAAATATTGTTGGTTTAGCTGTTGGTTTAGCTTGTGTGTTTCTTATTTATCTGTTTGTACAGGATGAATTGAGTTACGATAAGTTTTATCCTAAATCGAATGACATTTATCGTGTAGCCTCTAAAATTAAGATGGGGGAACGAAAAATGGATGGCAATACCATTTGTGCCCCGTTTTCACCAAACGCAGTTGCCGATTTTCCTGAAGTGAGATATGCTGTAAGAATTAATTTTTGGAACAACGTGTTGTTTAGGTTTGAAGATAAACAATTTGTTGAGGATAAATTTCTTCGTACTGATTCTACTTTTTTCGATGTATTTTCGCGTCCTTTTGTATATGGTGATTCAAAAACAGCTTTAAAAGGCAAGAATAATATTGTATTGACTCAAAGTACATCTCAAAAATATTTTGGTGATTTGAATCCTGTTGGGAAAATATTGACTCGCGATAAAGATAATCTCTACACTATAAGTGGAGTAGTAGAGGATGTGCCTGAGAATTCTCATTTTCATTATGATTTAGTTGGCTTGTTAAATTTAAGTGCGGAGGAGGAAGATAATTGGTTTAGTGATTATATGCAAGCTTATCTTTTGTTACAACCAGGATCGAACTATCAGGATTTAGAAGCTAAATTTCGTAATTTTTTAGTTGGCCATATGGGCCCTAAATTGATTGAAGTGTTAGGAATTGATATTAATGAGTGGGAAAAAAATGGAAATGAATTTAAGTTTTATTTGGAACCATTGGAATCAATTTATTTAAAAACTACCACAGAAAATCAGATTGAGCCGGTAAGCGATATCAAATACATTTATATATTTTCTGCAATTGCATTCTTTATTCTACTGCTTGCGTGTGTAAATTTTTTGAATCTAACTACTGCTCGCTCATATACCAGAGCTCGTGAAGTTGGAGTGAGAAAGGTATTTGGTAGTAGTAGATCTATGCTTATGATTCAATTTTATGCCGAAACTTTATTAATGGCATTATTGGCTGCTGTTATATCTTTCTTTTTGGTCGAATTGATGTTGCCTTATTTTAATGAAATAGCCAAAAAAAGTTTGATGTCATCGCTGTTGTGGAAAGGGGAGTATTTCTTATTTATGGGAGGTGTGATCGCATTTGTTGTACTATTCGCCGGAAGTTATACTGCAATTTCTTTATCGGGTTTTAGAGTATTGAGTGTATTAAAAGGTGAGGTTCAAAAAGGACGACTTGGGAAACGTATTAGAGCAGGTCTTGTGATTTTTCAATTTACGGTTGCCATTGGTATTTTAATATCTGCATTTGTAATTAAAGAGCAGGTTGATTTTATGCAGGAAAAAAAGCTGGGATTTGATAAGGATCGTGTATTAGTGGTTGATAGAGCATATGCTTTAGAAAATGAACAGAAAATATCAATTAAGGAGAAGTTAAAAGGGTATTCTGGAATTGAAGACGTTTCATTTTCAGGTATGGTTCCTGGTCGGGGAACAAATGGCTGGTCGATGTATAAGGAAGGTGCCAGTAATGAGGACATGATCAATTTTCGATTGATGCATGTTGATGAAAATTTTATTGATTTGTTAGGATTGAATATAATTGATGGAAGAAAGTTCGATGTTGATAGATTATCAGATACTTCTGTATTTGTTGCCAATCAGGCGGCGATTGCGGCATTGGGGTATAAGGATAATCCCGTGGGGCGTAACATTTACAAGCCTGGTTTTAATCAAAAAGGGAGAGAGGCTTTGGAGATTATCGGTGTGGTTGAAGATTTCCACTTCGAATCGATGCGCGATAAAATACTACCCATGTTATTGGTCTCAAATCAAAATGATTTTAAACGGTATATGTTGGTGAAATTGAAACCCGAAAATGTTATGGATGGTGTTAAGGTTGTGAAAAAGTATTGGACGAAAATGACAACAGGACAACCGTTTGAATATTTCTTTTTAGATAGTGATTTTAATAACCTGTTTAAAGGTGAAGAAAGAGTTGCAAACATACTTAGTTCATTTACTATTTTGGCCTTTTTTATTGCACTTCTTGGTCTGCTGGGATTGGTTTCTTTTGAGATGCAATTGAGGATTAAAGAGATTGGAATTCGTAAAGTATTAGGCAGTTCTGAATTTAGTTTAATGGTATTATTGAGTCGAAAACTATGTTTGAATGTTATAGTCGCAAATATTGTGGCCTGGCCATTAACCTATTTTATAATGCAGCGTTGGTTATCAAACTTCGTTTATCGAATAGAGTTTCCTTGGTATTATTTTATTTTTGCTTTATTGATGTCAATTATTTTAGCTGTAGTTACAGTTAGTGGACATTCGTTAAAGATTGCAAGAGCAAATCCGATTGAATCATTAAAATACGAATAG
- a CDS encoding 3-phosphoglycerate dehydrogenase — MTKVLIATDKPFAPAAVDSIRTVVEGAGYELVLLESYTDKADLLAAVADVDGMIIRSDKATREVIEAAKNLKVIVRAGAGYDNIDLEACTENGVVAMNTPGQNSNAVAELVFGMMVFLARNGFNGTSGFELRGKKIGIHAYGNVGRYVGGIAKGFGMEVYAFDPFVAKETIEADGVKVVDSVEELYSTCNYVSLHIPANDKTKKSINFDLLNRMPKGGVLVNTARKEVIDEEGLIKLMAARKDFAYISDIAPDCKDEIAAKFEGRFFFTPKKMGAQTAEANINAGIAGANQIVNCIEKGDETYRVNK; from the coding sequence ATGACAAAAGTATTAATTGCAACCGATAAACCTTTTGCTCCTGCAGCTGTTGATAGTATCAGAACTGTTGTTGAAGGTGCTGGTTACGAATTGGTTTTGTTGGAATCTTATACTGATAAAGCAGACTTGTTAGCCGCAGTTGCCGATGTTGATGGCATGATTATTCGCAGTGATAAAGCAACTCGCGAAGTAATTGAGGCTGCTAAAAACCTAAAAGTAATTGTTCGTGCTGGTGCAGGATACGATAATATCGATTTGGAGGCTTGTACGGAAAATGGTGTTGTTGCTATGAACACTCCAGGGCAGAATTCAAATGCTGTTGCTGAGTTGGTTTTTGGAATGATGGTATTTTTGGCAAGAAACGGTTTCAACGGAACGTCTGGTTTTGAATTACGCGGTAAAAAAATCGGTATTCATGCATATGGTAACGTAGGTCGTTATGTAGGCGGAATTGCTAAAGGTTTTGGAATGGAAGTATATGCTTTCGATCCATTTGTAGCAAAAGAGACAATTGAAGCTGATGGCGTAAAAGTTGTTGATTCTGTTGAGGAATTATACAGCACTTGTAATTACGTTTCTCTTCACATTCCTGCAAATGATAAAACTAAAAAATCAATCAATTTCGATTTGTTGAACAGGATGCCTAAAGGTGGTGTTCTTGTGAATACAGCTCGTAAAGAGGTGATTGACGAAGAAGGTTTGATTAAATTAATGGCTGCTCGTAAAGATTTTGCATACATTTCTGATATTGCTCCTGATTGTAAAGATGAGATTGCTGCCAAATTTGAAGGTCGATTTTTCTTTACTCCAAAGAAAATGGGTGCACAAACTGCTGAAGCAAATATCAATGCTGGTATTGCCGGAGCAAATCAAATTGTGAATTGCATCGAAAAAGGAGATGAAACTTACAGAGTAAATAAGTAA
- a CDS encoding TetR/AcrR family transcriptional regulator codes for MKEGKKSSETQETILIAARQIFAQKGLAGARMQEIADSAGINKALLHYYYRSKDKLFEQVFEEAFKQIVRPLGAFLADNSELFQKIRNICRLYHEVLIEYPFIPNFVINEINSDPTRILKLLDAEGVLEGMENTALQISEAVKSGIIRSIDSRELILNIISLSVFPFAARPIAQELLYKDINMDKMLNERADCVSDFIIKSIKI; via the coding sequence ATGAAAGAAGGAAAGAAATCTTCAGAAACTCAGGAGACAATTTTAATTGCAGCAAGGCAAATTTTTGCGCAAAAGGGTCTTGCAGGAGCTAGAATGCAGGAAATTGCCGATAGTGCTGGTATAAATAAGGCCTTATTACATTATTATTACAGAAGTAAGGATAAATTATTTGAGCAGGTTTTTGAAGAAGCATTTAAGCAGATTGTTAGACCACTAGGCGCATTTTTAGCTGATAATTCTGAATTGTTCCAAAAGATTAGAAATATTTGCAGACTCTATCATGAAGTGCTAATTGAATATCCATTCATTCCCAACTTTGTAATTAATGAAATAAATTCAGACCCAACAAGAATACTTAAATTGTTAGATGCTGAAGGTGTTTTGGAAGGAATGGAAAATACGGCATTACAAATTAGCGAAGCAGTTAAATCTGGAATAATAAGATCTATTGATTCAAGAGAATTAATTCTGAATATTATCAGCTTGTCTGTTTTTCCATTTGCTGCTCGTCCTATAGCACAGGAATTGTTGTATAAAGATATTAATATGGACAAAATGTTGAATGAAAGAGCAGATTGTGTTTCAGACTTTATTATAAAATCAATAAAAATTTAA
- a CDS encoding DUF1015 domain-containing protein, translating into MAILKPFKGLRPPKEISKDLACLPYDVMNSEEAAQMAEGKDVSLLHITRAEIDCPNGTDVHSEEVYKKSVSNLKMFQEKGWLVQDEEAKFYIYAQTMDGRTQYGIVANAACEDYKNGVIKKHELTRPDKEEDRMILTRYTEANLEPVFFSYKAVPEIDAIVADIVKNEEAEYDFVAEDGFGHHFWPVNNPAINKELEELFATKVPATYVADGHHRTAAAARIGDEFAAKNPNHTGDEEYNYFMAVHFPDNQLAIIDYNRVVKDVNGMTEAEFLAKLDVTFDVECMGEEIYKPAKLHEFSMYLDSKWYKLNAKEGTYDDKDPIGVLDVTILSSHVLDNLLGVEDLRTTTRVEFIGGIRGLGELKKRVDSGSMKVAFALYAVSMQQLIDIADTGNIMPPKTTWFEPKLRSGLLIHKLD; encoded by the coding sequence ATGGCTATTTTAAAACCATTTAAGGGCTTGCGCCCACCAAAAGAGATTTCAAAAGATTTGGCTTGTTTGCCATATGATGTAATGAATTCGGAAGAAGCTGCTCAAATGGCTGAAGGTAAGGATGTATCTTTGCTTCATATCACTCGTGCCGAAATCGATTGCCCGAATGGAACAGATGTTCACTCAGAAGAGGTGTATAAAAAATCTGTATCCAATTTAAAAATGTTCCAGGAGAAGGGCTGGTTGGTTCAAGATGAGGAAGCTAAGTTTTACATCTATGCTCAAACCATGGATGGCAGAACTCAGTACGGTATTGTTGCAAATGCAGCTTGTGAAGATTACAAGAATGGTGTAATTAAGAAGCATGAATTAACTCGTCCTGATAAAGAGGAAGATCGAATGATTTTAACTCGTTATACCGAAGCTAATCTTGAGCCGGTATTTTTTTCATATAAAGCGGTTCCGGAAATTGATGCAATTGTTGCTGATATCGTAAAGAATGAAGAGGCTGAGTATGATTTTGTAGCCGAAGACGGATTTGGTCATCACTTTTGGCCTGTAAATAATCCTGCAATCAATAAAGAGTTGGAAGAGTTGTTTGCAACTAAAGTTCCTGCTACTTACGTTGCCGATGGTCACCACCGTACTGCTGCAGCTGCTCGTATTGGTGATGAATTTGCGGCTAAGAATCCAAATCACACAGGTGATGAGGAGTACAATTACTTTATGGCTGTGCATTTTCCAGATAATCAATTAGCAATTATCGATTACAATCGTGTAGTTAAAGATGTGAATGGAATGACTGAAGCTGAATTTTTGGCTAAGCTTGATGTGACATTTGATGTTGAGTGCATGGGTGAAGAGATTTACAAGCCTGCTAAATTGCATGAATTCTCAATGTATTTGGATAGCAAGTGGTACAAGTTAAATGCTAAGGAAGGTACTTACGATGATAAGGATCCGATTGGTGTTTTAGATGTAACTATTTTGTCAAGTCACGTTTTGGATAACTTATTAGGTGTTGAAGACCTTCGTACCACAACCCGTGTTGAGTTTATAGGAGGTATTCGTGGATTGGGAGAGTTGAAAAAGCGTGTGGATAGTGGTAGTATGAAAGTTGCTTTTGCATTGTATGCAGTGTCTATGCAACAATTAATCGATATCGCTGATACAGGAAATATTATGCCTCCAAAAACTACTTGGTTCGAGCCTAAACTTCGTTCAGGTTTATTAATTCACAAGTTGGATTAA